One genomic window of Glycine max cultivar Williams 82 chromosome 16, Glycine_max_v4.0, whole genome shotgun sequence includes the following:
- the LOC100793471 gene encoding uncharacterized protein, translated as MGAYSRDEKLLMHFFQDSLAGAAVIWYTNLEASRIRTWKDLITAFLRQYQYNSDMAPDRTQLQNMIKWEHESFKEYAQRWRDLAAQVAPLMVEREMVTMMVDTLPVFYYEKLVGYMPTSFVDLVFAGERIEVGFKRGKFDYVSPVGASSRRTGIAGAKKEEGDAYTVTSTPACTHPAKGAHAPTGGALQAPAPTRPHPANNAHLGTSPNTTRNFSPSQAEIFTPIPMRYGELLPSLIANQLAVVIPGRVLQSPFPKWYNPSVTYAYHGGALGHSVEQCLALKSKVQGLIEAGWLIFQEDGPNIKTNPLANHGGGAVNAIKVSRSHRPKLLKDVMTSRRFIYKALQKAGMIPHGGHREDSCLMHSGILHDMETCSAVRNLLQQMIDQGRLEVGNEGEEEQHVYMQSVDKEGPKKPKPLVIHFTRDTAPPRPQHPSAVSGGRPIPFPYENNHAVPWRYAPLGGRKEEAIDIGSLSAKVTNITGLSGITRSGRVFAPLPC; from the exons ATGGGTGCATATTCCAGGGACGAGAAgttattgatgcatttctttcaagatagcttggctggggCAGCAGTCATCTGGTACACTAATCTTGAAGCTTCTCGCATCCGCacctggaaggatctgattacggccttccttaggcagtatcagtacaactcTGACATGGCTCCCGACCGAACTCAACTGCAAAACATGATTAAATGGGAACACGAGTCTTTTAAAGAATACGCTCAACGTTGGAGGGACCTAGCAGCACAAGTAGCCCCTCTTATGGTCGAGAGAGAAATGGTTACTATGATGGTGGATACCTTGCCtgtattctactatgagaaattagtgggctacatgcccACTAGCTTCGTGGACTTGGTTTTTGCCGGAGAAAGGATCGAGGTGGGATTTAAGaggggaaagtttgattacgtctcCCCGGTAGGTGCCAGTAGTAGGAGGACCGGAATAGCTGGTGCAAAGAAGGAAGAGGGAGATGCTTATACCGTCACTTCAACACCTGCGTG CACTCACCCAGCCAAGGGCGCCCACGCCCCCACAGGGGGGGCTCTTCAGGCTCCGGCTCCAACTCGGCCTCACCCGGCCAACAATGCTCACCTTGGCACAAGTCCCAACACGACGAGGAACTTTTCGCCAAGTCAGGCTGAGATTttcaccccgatcccaatgCGGTATGGGGAACTCTTGCCATCTCTAATCGCCAACCAATTGGCCGTAGTGATTCCGGGAAGGGTCCTCCAGTCTCcgttcccaaagtggtataaccctAGCGTGACCTACGCATACCATGGGGGAGCCCTGGGCCACTCAGTCGAACAATGCTTGGCCTTGAAGAGCAAGGTCCAAGGCTTGATAGAAGCCGGATGGTTGATATTTCAAGAGGACGGGCCCAACATAAAGACAAATCCtcttgccaatcatggaggaGGAGCTGTTAATGCCATCAAGGTGAGTAGGTCACACAGGCCCAAACTTTTGAAGGACGTAATGACCTCCAGAAGGTTTATCTACAAAGCCTTACAAAAGGCAGGCATGATTCCCCACGGCGGGCACAGAGAGGATTCATGTTTAATGCATTCGGGCAtactgcatgacatggaaacatgttcgGCGGTAAGAAATCTATTACAACAAATGATAGACCAAGGCCGGCTTGAGGTCGGCAACGAGGGGGAGGAGGAACAACATGTATACATGCAGTCGGTAGATAAGGAAGGTCCTAAAAAGCCTAAACCCTTGGTAATACACTTCACCAGGGACACGGCTCCCCCAAGACCTCAACACCCATCGGCAGTGTCGGGCGGTAGACCTATTCCGTTTCCTTACGAGAACAACCATGCAGTTCCGTGGAGATATGCCCCTCTGGGCGGTAGGAAGGAAGAAGCTATCGATATCGGTTCACTATCGGCCAAAGTGACCAATATCACCGGGCTGAGTGGCATAACCCGCagcggtcgtgtgttcgcaccccTGCCCTGCTGA
- the LOC102669700 gene encoding uncharacterized protein Mb2253c-like codes for MDLVKYIFKKPALTRRIAWWQVLLSEFDIVYVTQKAVKRSALADYLAQQPINVYQPMHPEFPNEDIMTLFEEEVGDEDRDKWIVWFDGVSNALGHGIGAVLVSPDKQYIPFTAKLCFDCTNNIAEYEACTVGIRVAIDFRVKLLKVYGDSTLVIHQLKGEWETRDHKLMPYQAYVRKLMEFFDDISFHHIPREEN; via the coding sequence ATGGATCTCGTCAAGTATATCTTCAAAAAGCCCGCTCTCACTAGAAGGATAGCTTGGTGGCAGGTTCTATTGTCAGAATTCGATATTGTCTATGTCACTCAGAAGGCAGTAAAGAGGAGTGCCTTGGCAGATTACCTAGCTCAACAGCCCATCAATGTTTATCAACCTATGCATCCAGAATTCCCTAATGAGGATATCATGACCTTGTTTGAGGAGGAAGTAGGAGATGAGGACAGGGATAAGTGgattgtgtggtttgatggtGTATCTAATGCACTAGGCCATGGaattggggcagtattggtttCCCCGGACAAACAATATATACCTTTCACGGCTAAGTTATGCTTCGACTGCACAAACAACATAGCGGAGTACGAGGCATGTACCGTTGGGATCCGAGTGGCGATCGACTTCAGGGTCAAGTTACTCAAGGTATACGGGGACTCAACATTGGTAATTCATCAATTGAAGGGTGAATGGGAGACCAGAGATCACAAATTGATGCCTTACCAGGCTTACGTCAGGAAATTGATGGAATTCTTTGATGACATATCCTTTCATCACATTCCTAGAGAAGAAAATTAG